A DNA window from Lepidochelys kempii isolate rLepKem1 chromosome 9, rLepKem1.hap2, whole genome shotgun sequence contains the following coding sequences:
- the LOC140917444 gene encoding uncharacterized protein isoform X1 — translation MSFAALENYGLGYTCELQHIKGAPGALAQYSSTLEGTWSALTLRLARSWYSTSAWNPLGEPFQMTMPPCTRRSPVWSNGEVLDLTGVWVEEAVQSQMHSSCRNYNTFRQISRDMMERGHDWHTLQCRIKMKELWNAYHKAHKANSCSGAAPATCRFYKELDAILGADPTSTPSTTMDTSEPSSTRWEDEEEQQGQSEGAEAEEDTLESLDACSQKLFSSQEEGSHSQQSVSGEGQTPEEVPNATLRSQPSMLSPAERLQRIRKSQRRSKEAMLHEVMQHSINENQKVQEWRDRERRISQQNEDCWHKSAVLRQQSTDRLISIMERQADSIQVLVAMQAEHYRAWTPPPPPPHSPCPKTLSFVPPCRLQPTVPNIRVLTATSCLQHL, via the exons ATGTCTTTCGCTGCTTTGGAAAActatgggcttggctacacttgtgagttacagcacattaaaggagccccgggcgcactagctcaatACTCGTCCACACTGGAAGGCACATggagcgctctgactctgcggctGGCCCgttcctggtactccacctcg gcgtggaatCCTCTCGGCGAACCTTTCCAgatgaccatgcctccatgcaccagacgatccccagtatggagcaatggcgaggtgctggacctaaCCGGTGTTTGggtggaggaagctgtccagtcccagatGCACTCCAGCTGTAGAAATTACaataccttcaggcagatatcaagggacatgatggaaaggggccacgACTGgcacacactgcagtgcaggattaaaatgaaggagctgtggaatgcctaccacaaagcgcacaaggcaaacagctgctccggtgctgcccctgcgacctgccgtttctacaaagagctggacgcgatacttggggctgaccccacctccactccgagtaccaccatggacacttcagagcccagttcaacaaggtgggaggatgaggaggagcagcagggtcagagcgagggtgctgaggcagaggaagacaccctggaatccctagatgcatgcagccagaagctgttctcaagccaggaggaaggtagccactCACAGCAGTCAGTGTcgggggaaggacaaacaccagaggaggttccca atgcaaccttgagatctcagccgtccatgttatcaccagccgaaagactccaaagaatcagaaagagccaacgtagaagcaaggaagccatgttgcatgaagtaatgcagcattcaatcaatgaaaatcaaaaagtgcaggagtggcgggacagggaaaggaggatcagccagcagaatgaggactgctggcacaaaagcgcggtgctccggcagcaaagcacggatcgtctgataagcataatggagcgccaggcggactcgatccaggtgcttgtagccatgcaggcggagcactaccgtgcctggactcccccccccccccccccccacagcccttgtcccaaaactctttcctttGTGCCCCCATGTCGCCTCCAACCCACtgtccccaacatccgggttcttaccgccaccagctgcctccaacacctgtag
- the LOC140917444 gene encoding uncharacterized protein isoform X2, whose amino-acid sequence MSFAALENYGLGYTCELQHIKGAPGALAQYSSTLEGTWSALTLRLARSWYSTSAWNPLGEPFQMTMPPCTRRSPVWSNGEVLDLTGVWVEEAVQSQMHSSCRNYNTFRQISRDMMERGHDWHTLQCRIKMKELWNAYHKAHKANSCSGAAPATCRFYKELDAILGADPTSTPSTTMDTSEPSSTRWEDEEEQQGQSEGAEAEEDTLESLDACSQKLFSSQEEGSHSQQSVSGEGQTPEEVPNATLRSQPSMLSPAERLQRIRKSQRRSKEAMLHEVMQHSINENQKVQEWRDRERRISQQNEDCWHKSAVLRQQSTDRLISIMERQADSIQNDRFTPPPTA is encoded by the exons ATGTCTTTCGCTGCTTTGGAAAActatgggcttggctacacttgtgagttacagcacattaaaggagccccgggcgcactagctcaatACTCGTCCACACTGGAAGGCACATggagcgctctgactctgcggctGGCCCgttcctggtactccacctcg gcgtggaatCCTCTCGGCGAACCTTTCCAgatgaccatgcctccatgcaccagacgatccccagtatggagcaatggcgaggtgctggacctaaCCGGTGTTTGggtggaggaagctgtccagtcccagatGCACTCCAGCTGTAGAAATTACaataccttcaggcagatatcaagggacatgatggaaaggggccacgACTGgcacacactgcagtgcaggattaaaatgaaggagctgtggaatgcctaccacaaagcgcacaaggcaaacagctgctccggtgctgcccctgcgacctgccgtttctacaaagagctggacgcgatacttggggctgaccccacctccactccgagtaccaccatggacacttcagagcccagttcaacaaggtgggaggatgaggaggagcagcagggtcagagcgagggtgctgaggcagaggaagacaccctggaatccctagatgcatgcagccagaagctgttctcaagccaggaggaaggtagccactCACAGCAGTCAGTGTcgggggaaggacaaacaccagaggaggttccca atgcaaccttgagatctcagccgtccatgttatcaccagccgaaagactccaaagaatcagaaagagccaacgtagaagcaaggaagccatgttgcatgaagtaatgcagcattcaatcaatgaaaatcaaaaagtgcaggagtggcgggacagggaaaggaggatcagccagcagaatgaggactgctggcacaaaagcgcggtgctccggcagcaaagcacggatcgtctgataagcataatggagcgccaggcggactcgatccag
- the LOC140917444 gene encoding uncharacterized protein isoform X3 — MTMPPCTRRSPVWSNGEVLDLTGVWVEEAVQSQMHSSCRNYNTFRQISRDMMERGHDWHTLQCRIKMKELWNAYHKAHKANSCSGAAPATCRFYKELDAILGADPTSTPSTTMDTSEPSSTRWEDEEEQQGQSEGAEAEEDTLESLDACSQKLFSSQEEGSHSQQSVSGEGQTPEEVPNATLRSQPSMLSPAERLQRIRKSQRRSKEAMLHEVMQHSINENQKVQEWRDRERRISQQNEDCWHKSAVLRQQSTDRLISIMERQADSIQVLVAMQAEHYRAWTPPPPPPHSPCPKTLSFVPPCRLQPTVPNIRVLTATSCLQHL; from the exons atgaccatgcctccatgcaccagacgatccccagtatggagcaatggcgaggtgctggacctaaCCGGTGTTTGggtggaggaagctgtccagtcccagatGCACTCCAGCTGTAGAAATTACaataccttcaggcagatatcaagggacatgatggaaaggggccacgACTGgcacacactgcagtgcaggattaaaatgaaggagctgtggaatgcctaccacaaagcgcacaaggcaaacagctgctccggtgctgcccctgcgacctgccgtttctacaaagagctggacgcgatacttggggctgaccccacctccactccgagtaccaccatggacacttcagagcccagttcaacaaggtgggaggatgaggaggagcagcagggtcagagcgagggtgctgaggcagaggaagacaccctggaatccctagatgcatgcagccagaagctgttctcaagccaggaggaaggtagccactCACAGCAGTCAGTGTcgggggaaggacaaacaccagaggaggttccca atgcaaccttgagatctcagccgtccatgttatcaccagccgaaagactccaaagaatcagaaagagccaacgtagaagcaaggaagccatgttgcatgaagtaatgcagcattcaatcaatgaaaatcaaaaagtgcaggagtggcgggacagggaaaggaggatcagccagcagaatgaggactgctggcacaaaagcgcggtgctccggcagcaaagcacggatcgtctgataagcataatggagcgccaggcggactcgatccaggtgcttgtagccatgcaggcggagcactaccgtgcctggactcccccccccccccccccccacagcccttgtcccaaaactctttcctttGTGCCCCCATGTCGCCTCCAACCCACtgtccccaacatccgggttcttaccgccaccagctgcctccaacacctgtag